The genomic DNA ACAGTCTACTGCAGTACAGGGAGAAAACAGTTTATAACAGGATTATATTTTAATAACTATAAATATAAAGTGACCCTGATGAATATTTTGCATTTAGATGATCTGCACAGCCCCTGATATTATGCAACGTTTTCAATCACTCGATCTAAAGTCACAGGCTGGAAGACAACCAGCAGACACCGAGTGAAATCTGGAAGCATTTcgacaaaacaaaccaaataaatctGCACTGCGAGCTGTAccgttaaaggggcactgcgtAGTTTTGGAGATTAAATTTGCTGAGTCAGCGTTTCCTTATTGAACAGACAAGGAAGAAACACTCATCAATCAACAGTGTAATATCCCCAAAACCTTATTTGCTTGCTGTATTTGCATGCGCCGTCGTTACGCTGCCAGAAGCGGACGAGACAAACTGGTTCCACATGAAGACGGTGACCGACCCGTAAAGTTTTTGTGGGCGGATATTCATACTTCACATTTCAGAACAATCCTGACATTTCTTTTGCGGTTACGTTCATTTGCATAAACAtttgtctcttcctctttcatgCTTTATCAAGTATTTCAAATGCGTATTTAAAAATGTGGgagatgttttcattcattcagtttatcTGCACATTAACTAAGAGCCCTGATAATTAAAAGCTGCCAggtaataaagaaataatataaTGAATGCATAATTAAAGGTCGCCTGTCTATatgtctttattattattaattttccCAAAATCTGCCTCtgtcttttaatttatttatttttatattttctactGGCGGTGGTGTTTAAGATGCATCTATAACTCCTTCTACTAGTTCTGCTACTGTTGTTTTGAACCCTATTCTTACGTTCTGTTCTTGTTCAAGAACTTGAGTAATGAAATACATTAATGTGAGTATTTATGTTGAAAGCCCATCAACATTATTTAATATCTTTATTGGACCAGTTGGTGACGGTGACGAAGCTGCTCCTCCAGGACGGTTCCTCTTCGTTATTGTGTTTGATCACAGCATCTTGTGTTTCCTTCAGTTTCTCGACAGAATGCCGATGAACTGCATCAACCACACCGCCCACCCACACAACTTCTCCTGCTACAGTCCTTCAGCCGACGGCTACCGATACTTCGCCGTGCTGTGGGGATGCGCCGTGACCGTCGTCGGTACGGTGGGGAACCTGATGACCTTCCTGGCCTTCGCCTTACAGCCTAACCTGAGGACACGCTTCAACGTGCTCATCCTCAACCTGGCTCTGGTTGATCTCCTCTACTGCACCGTGCTGTATCCCATCTCAGTTGACTCCTATCTTCACCTCAGATGGCGCACTGGTCAGCTGTGGTGCAGCATCTTCAGCCTGGTCTTCTTCGTCCTCAACGCCGTCTCCATCGGCACCCTGTGCCTGATAGCAGGGGCCAGATACCTCATGGTCGCAAAAAGGGCCGTGTTCGACCGAGTCTTCTCCGACCTCGGCCTTTCTTTGCTCATCATCTCACAGTGGGCACTCGCCCTGGTCACCCTTGGTCCGCTATGGCCTGCCAACCGGTTTGACCCAAAGGTTTGTGTATGCAACATCGACCATAGTAAGTACCACCCGTACCCCATCATCCTGCTCACCTTCTACTTTTTTGGCGGTCTGATATGCGTCGGCACATTCTACCTCCTCATCTACAGACACGTCCAGAAGTCATCACAAGCTCTCCTCCGCTATCGGTTCAGCCCCCGGCGCTCCGGGGGGAAACCAGATTCTCCAGTCCAAGACGCCATCGACAGCGGCATCGAGATCAGTACAGCCAACACATGTGGCCAAGAGACGATTAGCCAGGATGAGATAAACAGCGAAAACTCCTCCCAGTCTGCCCAAAGCTCTGCCGCTGCCGAATCAGCGACCGAGTCTCCATCTGAGGTCGTCACTGCGTCACCCTCACCCACACCTGCGCCGGCAAACGCGGCCTCCTCGCCACCACGCTCCTCTGCCTCAGGAGACGATGAGGAAATGACACACGTGGCAGCGATGTGTTTAGCTGTTCTGCTGGGTTTTGTGTCCTGCTTTGTCCCCTTCCTGTTGGTCATGTTGGTAGAAACAATTGACAGATGCAGTCGTGCCCCACAGGTCCTGCACATGTTCTTCTTAAACGTCTCGTGGCTCAGCAGCTGTATCAACCCCGTGCTCTACGCTGTCATGAACAGACAGTTTCGACAGGCCTACAGCGTGCTGCTGACGAGGGCTGCTGCGCCGTTCACCTGCCTCCGGGTCAGTGGGCGGGCCGGTTCAACCTAAAAACAAAGAACGCATGTTTACAGAATGTTTATCCCTCGAGACTGTATCGCTGTGCGTTGTCGATCTTTGGAGGTAGAGATGTCGGCCTTCTCTCAAATCAGACAGCAGTCCGCTTGTGACAAGTGCCAGAAAAATCCCTCTCAGATATCATCACCTGGTTTCTCAAGTTTCAACTCGTTAAAACCAATTTTCTTTCCAAATCACCGTGCAGGAGGAAACTTGCATCCACAACAGTTCAGCTGAGGGGGAGttttattaaaggggcactgtgtagttttggagaagaaacttatccgaataaacaagatgttctcagaggaaaataaggtccccagaacactgtttgaagctagaaaaggtggcagggtccgccacatataagcaaagtaaaacagtacgaaactctgttgtcctttaatgtgtgtttgtttattcagtcatgaaaacaaagagtttgtctCTTCTGACtgaaatttcttccccaaaactacaaagtgctcCTTTAGTGTTTACATCCGCCCTCTCACAAGCACGAGTCTCTCGTCCACGAGTACAcgatgcacatttctttcttcGTGGTTATACATTTCCTAAATGCAGCTCCTGCATGAGACAGCTCCCAAAAAAAGGGCTTCAGATTATGTTGAGTCACTGGGTCATGGTTTCTGTGAGTGTCCTCTAGTTCAGATACATTCAAGAGAAACCAGACATCTCTACGCCCGGTATATACAAAATTCAGCAACTCAGGCCAAAAGAATTTAGATGGAGAAATATCTTGACAGCTACAACGGGGAAAATAAAGTGGCATTTCCAGTCATAGAAAGAGGCTCGATATGATATGATGATGAAATAACGCAGTCCAACTTGTGGAGATGAAAGCTAAGAATATAagatataaacaaacaacagcataaTGCACTCTTAGCTTTGACTGGATGTAGATAAAAACTTCCTACCAGCTATGTTAGATGTTATCAATATTCTTGCGCGCAGGTGgacgagtggttagagcgcatgccataaacacagccgaccccggttcgattccggtcggaggtcctttgctgcatgtcacatccccctctctctcccatatttcctatctgtctactgcttaataaaggtgtctatgccagaaaaaatcttaaaaaataaaaaaaatgttataaatattcTCAGCTTGATATGCTGTCGTGCTGGTGATGCCTCAGAGTCCAAGAGGGTTAAATGTGGAGGCCCACATGGGTCGGTGTTGGGCCCAAGATGTTTTAAATCTATGAATCAAAAAGATTTGTTCAGTTTATGTGAACTGGTCAAACTTCAGGTTTggtattaaagaaaaaaatgtcatacaTCTGTTGTTTTTGGTAATCAAAAGGACTCTTAAATGAAAGAAGTTTAAAGATGGTGTTCACGTTGAAAGAGCGTGTGAAGCTTCATTCCTGTTTACATTCGTATGTGGGTTGTTTTAAATACTGGGATCACTTCCAATCACTTGATCGACAcagagttttaaatgtttaatgtgaaGGGTTTAGTCTGTCCTGCCTATTAtaattaggggtgtgccaaaatatcgattctacgatatatcgcgatatttcatcttgaggtacgttatcgatacactggtgccaaatatcgatatttaaaaatgtaaaaaaaaaaaaaaaaaaaaaaattattatttttttttttacatttttttttttttttttcggcccaccaccaccacccctcttcgggggacagctttatctttattcaaacataggtatacaaccaaataaaatttaaaaaatcgtttaagtagctctgaaacccacacataccacatatagatatttaatgatagttgtagtcagtatgtgtgttaagaagagacactgtgcaatatactctttgttttacttggctgtcattcattagaaattgattgacaatgttttgtaattcctgtgaaatggattcagtgcagtcaataaattctgaatttcttcagtgacacagatatcgtgatgcaTCGTGGATgacattttttgcaatatatcgattatcgcagaatcgctgtatcgtgatattatcgttattgtgggcaaaatatcgtgatagtatcgtatcgcgaggtacctggtgatacccagccctaattataatgctgctttttgtgattttgtaCAGCTGCTACTTTGGCCACgtctttttttgtaaaaaactATCTTGATCTCAGGGACTTCCTGCTAaaataaaggtgaaaaaaaaagatgtaataaaTGCTGCTGTATTGAAACTGGACCGTAGTTGATCTCTTGTCCTGAGGTTTATCTTGGTAATCATGATATGTGCTTTAGAAATAAATTTGACAATGCATACTGAGGTGGAGATCAGGTTTTCTGGTGTTCTGTTTGGCTCATCATTCTACTAAAATCTGCATAGAAATctgtagaaaaaacaaaatgcatgaaTAGTCATTTGATATTTCAGTGACAACCAGGTGCATAAAAGCATAGAACCAACTGTAGCCGGCTACAGCAGCTGGATCAAGTCCAGTAAACCTACAATAAATCAGCTAActctttcattttcatcagTTGAGACACAACAAGTTTCTGTTTCCCCTTCTTCAATCATCCTCGAACGTGTCGGAGGATTAGAGTCAGATGTTTCTCTGGTAGGAGACGCTGCTGATTGATTCCTGCAGAGGCTGGCGGTTCACAAGGTCACCGAGTGTCTGAGTGCTCAATTCTGTGTAAAAATACATCGACCTTGTTCTGACTTCATACTGCCGACACCAAACTGAAGGAAACTGACGCTGTCGTCTCCAGTTTCTCTCTCCACAGATTGAATCATCGGTCGTTTTCCTCAAAATGTTCAGACCATCCTGACCTCGAGGCATCGCTCCTGTATTATTCAGAATACGTTGTGCTTTCATCTTGTTGTGCCTGCAAACCTTTGCATGTACCTTGTGCACATCGCTCAGTATCAGCCTGTGTGCATCATCACCGTCCGTCTTTGAATCAGGCTGCTCTGAGTTCTACAAAGAACGTAATTATCTCCAATTATGGTGAGTTACAAGCGAGGACACTGATGTCAGGTGCTCAATGTTTCCTGTCAGTTTTGGCAGCCTGGAGATGATGTACAGGTTAAAAAGGGTTAccgccacctttccagcttcaaacagtgttctggggacctcatGTTCCTCTTAAAACAGCTCGATAATTCAGTACTGCTACCTAGTTGTTAtcattatgtcattaatattgtaaatgttaaatctgagtttgaagTTCTTCTCCAAATCTACTGAGGAGCGCTGTTGTTTCCTCGCAGCTGCAGCGTTCAGTGCCCCAATTTGGTTTAATCTGTTTTCAAACCTGACTACGTTTTATACAAACAGcatttaacaaaaagaaaagtttcaCCTTTTCAGCACCAGAATTTGTATTCACGGTTACGTAGACAATGTTTTGAAACACCAGAACTTCAcgaaagaaatgaaaaatctgaaaacaaaacaaatatttttttttatatttgagaCTTTCTTTTTGGTGTCTGGTGAGAATTTTCTGAGAGCAGTGCATTATGGGACTtagaggtgcaatatgtgatattaagaactggccacctctTAAATcccaaacaaacagggggcagcatatcaccagagtaaccgctaactgctgttagctcggttagctgtgcagttagtGGTCCGGACTGGGAGCTGGGAGTGGTTTTATGAAAAAGGACGTgctgaggctagctggttagcacgctatCTTCACAACATACCCCTTCAACACAAAACATCGATGTGTTTCGAATAACATCCAAACGGATTTATTtgcattctgttgataattgtataacatgttttaaacttaaattcttacttactgcagctttaaaggtcACACATCTAGCAAATGTTTCaggttcatgcttttattttgggtgtttACTTGAAAATCTTTACATGTTTTCACTTAAACAGGACTTTTCTCGGACTGTCTTTAAGGACACGCCCCCGAAAAAACCCAGTCAGACacgattggtcagctctcacaggcctgagcaggcaacATCCGCCATGTTTTTTGCGAACTTGGCTGGCTCTGAATACAAACAGTGTACATTTCTGTGGCTGGAGCTAAATCTGCAGGAGGTCGTTAGTTCAGACAACATAACTTTGCTAGAATTACTCCCTATGAGTAGCGATGTTGAATGTCCCTGTTTGGTATGTACACTCAGGTACACGCAACCTGTGTTGGGggattaaatgtttgtttttttatattccttttttccctcctctgtcctctgtgcaAATGTATTTCTACAAGGTCACATTTGTGATTCCCCAACGAAGGTCTTAAGCATCAATTATGCGCTAACCTCGAGGAACCTTTCACGTTTCTTTCACGAGTGCAAAAGCAGACAAATTAGATCCATCCATCCCCACAAGTGACCTCTTTGATACAACAATGCAGCTATGTTAATTGGAGTTTGAATACCAGCTGTTGCCATTGCCAATAATTCCCCTTTTTACCTTTACTCAACATTCATATTCTGTTAGCGCTCCTCTTTGCccactgctgtttgttgctgtggtctgtatttttcttttgcatctTTAATTGTGGGAGCTATAATACAAATGTCAGGCAAACGCGCCGGTCCGCCCTCGACTGAGGTTCGAAtgtcatgttgtttgttttgatgttgccAAAATCAGTGGTGACTCAGCTTTTTTAGCTCCAGGCGAAACAAAAAGTTAtctgtttctgccttttcttttatttaaatcatagtaataataatctaacaaaatgaaaagaagagtCTCTCGAATTGCTGCCAGCAGTTCAGATATGTTCGCTGGTCtttgatgaagaaaacaaatggaTGTGTTTTGCTGGATGTGATTTTCATTTGGCTGCACATTAAATGGCAGATTAAATTTCCTTTTTGTCCTTGCAGCTCTGTGAATGTGGAGAATTTTGGACCTCTttcttcactacatttatttgagacCTATAATTACAGATTACACTGCAGAGAGATATTCTACAACACATATGTAAAACTTAAATTTGCAACCTTCTTTTTAGTTATTGTCTTAGCTTGTCTTTATTTTCAAGTTCTGCCCTCGAGTGTCATGTTTCGCTTTTTCATATCCTCCCTTTGTGTGATTTCCCGTCCCGTCTGTTTTCACCTCTGTCCTATTAGTCCAACTTACATTCTAACTTGTAGGCTTTTTAGAGGAAAAGATCCCAAAAGCGTAACTGGTCAAAGATGTTCTCAGTTGTGAACCGTCGACATCCCCAGATACATTAATGGTAGCTCACAGTTAGCAACCCGTTCACCCAGCAGTGGTTGGTCGGCCACAGAGAGCAGGTGGTaggttgttttgtctgtccTGGTTTCTGCTGGCGTTGGCAGTAAACGGTTAACAGTTAACAGTCAACCAAGCAAAGAAAAGACCGATAACAGTGGACGAGGAAACTTTCAGAAAAGGTGCAGACCATTACGGAGGCAGAGCTGCCAACTCACGCCTGACTGACGCCACACAGGCGACACCGGGTCTCTGGGAAGCAGTGAGGTCGAAAAATACACCTGCAATTTCCACTTCAGGATATCGTTTGATTGCCACTTAAAGTCTCCATGGTCATACCTGTGATCACCTCAAGGATCTGACCAAGCAGAACCCTTCAATCATCATATGGTATTTCtgtaaagaaaagaataaaCTTGATAAATCTCAGGTGTCCTCGCTTAAATGTAGTTGTAGCTGAATATAAGAGAAGACCTTGCAGCATTATGTTCACACTGACAAAGCAAAACCTTGAAATAACATTACTGTTACTCAGTTTAATAGATTTGTATCGTCATGTCATCCGACACGAGGCCACCAGAGACCGTGTGTGGAATTCTTGTACAAAGTCGTCTTTTGCCTCGTTATAATTCAAGGAAGGTCTGGAATCTCTTCAAGGttgattttatcatttatttagtcTGCTGCCGTTAGTATGCCAAGTGTGAAGGAAGGTCAGTAACCATGTCAGCTTATTGTTCTTATAAGAGACAGAATCTGGAGGGGCCACGGCCTCCCTGATACGGTGCTGGCCACCCCACCGTGACACCCCTGACACCAAGAACCTTCAATacgtttctgtttttatgttctTTGTTGCAccatttcaaatcaaatcaaatcaaatcaattttatttatatagcccaaaatcacaatcacattgcctcagtgggctttacaatcaaTTTCAGCCATATTTTATTTCCCATAGTGTTTTTAAgcagtttttttcatgttaaacTAGCTGACAGCCTCCAGATCAAAGCACATAGACCAGGCACTGCTTCAAATACGATAAGATAAATGAGCACTGGGTGTcatctttaaatgtgtgttCGCAGATCTCAGGGGACTTGAAAGTTGTTCATTTTGAGACTTCAGGGACGAGCATGAATTTCAAAGCATTGCCGGCTTCACTGAAAGAAAATTTGGGGGTTTGATCGCTGTTCAAACTGAAATTAAGGAGTTTACAAAAGGGTCGTGTAAGTCTTTAAGATATATGTGAGCCATGAGACACGATGCCCAGAGAATAAATAATCTAAGGCAGGTTCAACAGCAGCTTTGGTGTTCGGACTCATTAGAAATGCATCACCTTAGATAAGaggaaaacataatttaaaGAAACGGCTCGAGTTGCAGGGACATCAAAGTGAAGTCAGGCATCAAAGCAAGAGACGGCACACCGGCATGTGAAGGTCGGAACTTTAATAACTTTGGAAAATACACATTCATTAGCAAGAGGCACTTGAGCTGCCAGATATCTTCCTTACGAGTCCATTTAATAATAAACAGAGATTGACAGCACATCAACTTATGAAGTGAAGTCATGACACAGCATGTGAATATTGTTACAGTATTGACATTAAGCGATGGCGTCTTCTTCTACACCgtgaaagcaaaaacacaaactgttccGGGGATGTGAGATTCAGAATGTTTCACTTCACAACTTGAACAATTAACACAGCACAGAATCAGTGAATACATGAGACGAAGGTTTTCCCTCGTTAAGGTGAACATCAATTTTTGGAAAAACAGTTCTGCAGGAAACTCTGTGAAATCAACAAACTCGACTTAATTGTAAACATGACTGTAAtctaaacatgaaaaacaaccaacaaccTACACAAAAATCAGAATCTTATGTGTGGGAGGGGTTCATGTTATCGTTCATGCTTCATTTAATTGAGCAAACAAGCAAGATTTACACATATTTCACCCCAAAAGCAGTGACGTCCACCAGGGGGGACCGGCGGGGGCCATGGCCCGATGGATACTgttgctagctgttagctaacACATCCACCAAGCCACTGTTAGCCTAGCTGTAAGGATGATTAATTTATTACTCCGCTCCTGCAAGGATGCATTCTTTTTATCGACAAAacctttttatgtgtgtgtgttgagccatCCTCTCGTCATTAGCTCGCTGTCGGTTTAGGGCGACATCACCGGGGATTCTGGGAAACTACATCAATCTGCACGTCAGTCAGTAACAAAGACGcactctgtatttttttcaagcACGGTTTGAATGTCCAGCAGCccaaaagtaatattttagtCATGTCTCGttaacaaaaaccaaaacatacatACATCCTGGTTTTTGTCATCACAGATTTATATTTAGCTTGACGCCACGTCGTCTTAGTCATAAGAAAAAGGTTGTATTAAAGGTTATATAGAGAAAATGAACTGTGTCAGTGCGCATTTCATTAATAAAAGGACTTGTGTAACTACAGAAAGTATTTTCTAGTTGTCATTTTACGCCACAGATGAGCTCTGCTTTCGATAGTATCCACAAAACAAAGATGACAGGACGTGCATACAGTCGTTAAAACAAGTAAAGCGAAGTCTGTTCCCACGTGATCGTCAATGAGCTGCtgacatgttattaatgtgctTGTAAATCACGAAGAGTCTACAGCCTTGCTCTCCTCTCTGAGGCTGTAGCGAGGCACAGCGGTGCTTTGACCTTAAAGCTAATAGcctgctaacaagctaacaatcACAGTGCTAGCACGCTGATGCCAAGTGGGTATAATGTCAAACATGTTCGCCTTCTTAGCAAGCTAACGTTTGCTCATTAGCACCAGTGGTGGAAATGTGGGGGAACGCCACGGCATGAACAAAAGCTACTTTCAATCAATACCCGGCTCCAAAGACAAATGCAATTTGAGATTTTGCAATTTCCACCACAACTGGTCcacctgcttgaaggtgtgtcttaaagCAATCATGCACTTGTCTCAATCCCTGCAGTACTATCGAAGAATGACAGCCGAGAAAGCGGCTCCGCTAATTCAGCTacagacatttttaattttctgtaacttcttcacaataaaatacCCCCATTATTTTAGTAATTTAAAGACTATTATTGTGAAGCAGCAGTACAGGAAACACGACTCCTGAaggtaaaacacagcagatgtttgaaagaaCAAACTGAACGAAAGAAACCAAACAGATTCTGTTAGAAGCTACAAGAGTACTGAGAGCTGAAT from Sparus aurata chromosome 11, fSpaAur1.1, whole genome shotgun sequence includes the following:
- the LOC115591513 gene encoding G-protein coupled receptor 84-like, with product MPMNCINHTAHPHNFSCYSPSADGYRYFAVLWGCAVTVVGTVGNLMTFLAFALQPNLRTRFNVLILNLALVDLLYCTVLYPISVDSYLHLRWRTGQLWCSIFSLVFFVLNAVSIGTLCLIAGARYLMVAKRAVFDRVFSDLGLSLLIISQWALALVTLGPLWPANRFDPKVCVCNIDHSKYHPYPIILLTFYFFGGLICVGTFYLLIYRHVQKSSQALLRYRFSPRRSGGKPDSPVQDAIDSGIEISTANTCGQETISQDEINSENSSQSAQSSAAAESATESPSEVVTASPSPTPAPANAASSPPRSSASGDDEEMTHVAAMCLAVLLGFVSCFVPFLLVMLVETIDRCSRAPQVLHMFFLNVSWLSSCINPVLYAVMNRQFRQAYSVLLTRAAAPFTCLRVSGRAGST